A part of Gracilimonas sediminicola genomic DNA contains:
- a CDS encoding chemotaxis protein CheD, translated as MRKVVGVSDLKVSANPREDIITHALGSCLGITVYDPVVKVGGMVHVMLPLAKSDPEKAKTRPAMYVDTGFGKLLNEVYELGAQKKNLEIIVAGGASMKKNQDDDYFKIGKRNFTVLRKLLWKNGFMITSQDVGGSTSRTMVLSIADGLVTINKQPINKVNRSTGISVGAAFNHQVAI; from the coding sequence ATGAGAAAAGTAGTAGGTGTTAGCGATTTAAAAGTATCAGCGAACCCACGTGAGGATATTATTACTCACGCGTTAGGAAGCTGCCTCGGTATCACAGTTTATGATCCTGTCGTAAAAGTGGGCGGCATGGTGCACGTGATGCTTCCACTGGCAAAGTCAGACCCTGAAAAAGCCAAAACCCGTCCTGCGATGTACGTGGATACCGGCTTCGGAAAGCTGCTGAATGAAGTGTATGAACTGGGAGCGCAAAAAAAGAACCTTGAGATTATTGTTGCCGGCGGTGCCAGTATGAAAAAGAATCAGGATGATGATTACTTCAAAATTGGTAAGCGGAATTTCACGGTACTTCGGAAACTACTATGGAAAAACGGGTTTATGATTACTTCGCAGGATGTAGGCGGCAGTACTTCCCGCACTATGGTGTTGTCGATTGCCGATGGACTGGTAACGATCAATAAACAACCGATCAATAAGGTAAACCGGTCAACCGGGATTTCGGTTGGTGCGGCATTTAACCATCAAGTAGCAATATAA
- a CDS encoding CheR family methyltransferase, translating into MNTFTQSALSSPVSSVKLKAGDFKRVKDLLYEYCGIFLQEGKEALVQSRLMKRMRKLGIGSFSEYLDFIERPESGGEFLAFVDVLTTNKTHFFREAQHFEFIRKHIIPTMGGRNAKWWSAGCSTGEEPVTTAITLHEARRTTPWSSVKILATDISREVLKVAKNGVYPSSRMMDVPDSIRRKYFESIGNDEFKVKEQVEEMITYGRLNLTEDWPLKGNFQVIMCRNVMIYFNRQTQQQVVQKFYDQLQPGGFLFLGHSESVSSNNKGFKNLAPAVYQKI; encoded by the coding sequence ATGAACACATTCACACAGAGTGCACTTTCTTCCCCGGTTTCATCCGTCAAACTAAAGGCAGGAGATTTTAAACGGGTCAAAGACTTGCTGTATGAATACTGCGGAATATTTTTACAGGAAGGCAAAGAGGCGCTCGTACAAAGCCGGCTGATGAAACGGATGCGAAAGCTGGGGATCGGAAGTTTCTCCGAGTACCTGGATTTCATCGAACGGCCGGAATCGGGAGGAGAGTTTCTGGCTTTCGTGGATGTGCTGACTACCAATAAAACCCATTTTTTCCGGGAGGCCCAACACTTTGAGTTCATCAGGAAGCATATTATCCCAACCATGGGTGGCCGAAATGCCAAGTGGTGGTCGGCCGGATGCTCTACCGGTGAAGAACCTGTAACTACAGCCATAACACTGCATGAAGCACGGAGAACAACGCCGTGGTCGTCGGTAAAAATATTGGCTACTGATATATCGAGAGAGGTGTTGAAAGTGGCAAAAAATGGAGTTTATCCCTCATCAAGAATGATGGATGTTCCGGATTCCATCCGCCGTAAATACTTCGAGAGTATTGGCAATGATGAATTTAAAGTGAAAGAACAGGTTGAAGAAATGATTACGTACGGCCGGTTAAACCTGACCGAGGACTGGCCGCTGAAAGGTAATTTTCAGGTGATAATGTGCCGGAATGTGATGATCTATTTCAACAGGCAAACCCAGCAGCAAGTTGTGCAAAAGTTTTATGATCAGCTTCAGCCGGGTGGGTTTCTTTTTTTAGGGCATTCCGAAAGTGTTTCATCAAATAATAAAGGATTCAAAAACTTGGCTCCTGCTGTGTACCAGAAAATATAA
- a CDS encoding chemotaxis protein CheX: MIAEKLSKADKIPGEIVDIVQESVINTFTSICGGTPECVEQLNESGPLNGIIGNIAVFNADHTFSLMIAIPKATALEISNSFLGMELPFESHDMGDLIAEIANILAGEVAANIERVGFRGQSSLPTATRGSDLTLFMPNKPPSAKMKFSSDCGEFMLNMALSESR, from the coding sequence ATGATTGCAGAAAAATTAAGCAAAGCAGATAAAATCCCGGGCGAGATCGTTGACATCGTACAGGAATCAGTCATTAACACCTTCACTTCTATTTGTGGTGGCACTCCTGAATGTGTGGAGCAACTGAATGAAAGCGGTCCGCTGAATGGAATCATCGGGAATATAGCCGTCTTTAATGCCGATCATACATTTTCATTGATGATCGCTATTCCGAAGGCAACCGCACTGGAGATATCGAATTCTTTTCTGGGAATGGAACTGCCCTTTGAAAGCCACGACATGGGCGACTTGATCGCCGAAATCGCAAATATTCTGGCCGGAGAAGTAGCGGCTAATATCGAGCGGGTGGGATTTCGCGGACAGTCTTCGCTGCCAACGGCAACCCGGGGAAGTGACTTAACTTTATTTATGCCAAATAAACCCCCATCAGCTAAAATGAAATTTTCCAGCGACTGTGGCGAATTTATGCTGAACATGGCGCTGAGTGAATCCAGATAA
- a CDS encoding chemotaxis protein CheW, with translation MSNKDQLIKDLESIIRLLADVWPTDRENVAVAGAKFEEVTNNVENNFGQFQKLIDLSWKGIKHLYEKDDYFIMVKTATMQAINTIREYVIEEGDIKVEDFEKAYDELEKALKGGSESADTVIDLDEEKVEEIKKNGESKQSTEEEKSVKEYTLNDLAGFLITLEEESVTGEDLQKLDELVSYIVKHEEEAIASPLKEAMAEVEASGGAKGWLGIVSDKTEQAIEIEAQREWDNPENTDELVDTESPEEEEQTTAEEPADEAVIQEESEKKESVSSEVFHIPEDIEMALVGEFITECSELIEMAESALLELEESPDDEELINTVFRAFHTIKGTSAFMGLDPISEFTHFVETLLSMVREGDLPFDRACADINFESIDILNKMLKVVEVAEGGDPLHKPGQYDNMISVLHSISEEGKEPAQALEEIRGKQAAAPVANPVVEAVTDSGDSDATDKINSKSESESSVRVSVSRLDRLIDMVGELVIAHSVVAQDKAIPKDSELQKKVNHATKILRELQDTSLTLRMVPLKATFHKMNRLVRDLSRKAGKQVKFSTFGEDTEIDRNMVDVINEPLIHMLRNSLDHGIEEPEERLKSGKGANAELSLSASQEGGKVVIEIKDDGRGINKDVILNKAIEKGLVDPEKKLTEKEIYNLIFLPGFSSAEKVTDLSGRGVGMDVVRRSIEQLQGKVDVSSELGKGTTITIELPFTLAITDGMLVRVGTQRFIVPTINIDMTFRAKESDMFTMMGNSEQVNFRGQSVPVIRLHEQFEINGAKESLLEGTLLIIKNNNRRYALLVDEVIGQQQLVGKSIHMLTKMSHISGGAILGDGRVGLILDTAALMESAA, from the coding sequence ATGAGCAATAAAGACCAACTTATCAAAGACCTCGAATCCATTATCCGTTTGCTGGCAGATGTGTGGCCAACCGACCGGGAAAATGTAGCCGTAGCCGGTGCCAAATTTGAGGAGGTTACCAATAACGTTGAAAACAATTTTGGGCAATTTCAGAAACTGATTGATTTATCGTGGAAGGGAATCAAACATCTCTACGAAAAAGATGACTACTTCATCATGGTTAAAACAGCCACGATGCAAGCTATTAATACTATCAGGGAGTATGTGATTGAGGAAGGTGATATCAAAGTAGAAGACTTTGAAAAGGCCTATGACGAATTGGAGAAAGCATTGAAGGGAGGCTCAGAATCGGCCGACACCGTAATTGATCTGGATGAAGAAAAAGTCGAGGAAATCAAAAAGAACGGGGAGTCGAAGCAAAGTACAGAAGAGGAAAAATCGGTAAAAGAATATACGCTGAATGACCTGGCCGGCTTCCTGATCACTCTCGAAGAGGAATCGGTTACCGGCGAAGACCTTCAGAAACTGGATGAGTTGGTTTCCTACATCGTTAAGCATGAGGAAGAAGCTATTGCTTCTCCGCTTAAGGAGGCGATGGCCGAAGTGGAAGCCAGCGGTGGAGCAAAAGGATGGCTGGGTATTGTTTCGGATAAAACGGAGCAAGCGATTGAAATTGAGGCTCAGAGGGAATGGGATAATCCCGAAAATACTGATGAGCTTGTCGATACTGAGAGCCCGGAGGAAGAAGAGCAAACTACAGCGGAGGAGCCTGCTGATGAAGCAGTAATTCAAGAAGAATCAGAGAAGAAAGAGTCTGTTTCCTCAGAAGTATTTCATATCCCCGAAGATATAGAAATGGCACTGGTTGGAGAGTTCATTACTGAGTGCTCCGAACTGATTGAAATGGCCGAAAGTGCACTGCTGGAGCTGGAGGAATCTCCGGATGATGAAGAGTTGATCAATACCGTATTCCGGGCTTTCCATACCATCAAAGGGACTTCCGCTTTTATGGGGCTCGACCCGATTTCGGAGTTCACCCACTTTGTAGAAACCTTGCTAAGTATGGTGCGGGAAGGTGATTTACCCTTCGACCGGGCATGCGCCGATATCAACTTTGAGTCGATCGATATTCTGAATAAAATGCTGAAAGTAGTAGAGGTTGCTGAAGGGGGCGATCCGCTTCATAAACCGGGGCAGTACGACAACATGATTTCTGTTCTGCATTCTATTTCAGAAGAAGGAAAAGAGCCGGCCCAAGCCCTCGAAGAAATTAGGGGAAAGCAGGCAGCTGCTCCGGTAGCTAACCCGGTTGTAGAGGCTGTAACCGATTCAGGTGATTCCGATGCTACAGATAAGATCAATTCAAAATCTGAATCAGAATCATCGGTACGGGTAAGTGTAAGTCGTCTCGATCGCCTTATCGATATGGTTGGAGAGCTGGTTATTGCACATTCTGTAGTAGCCCAGGATAAAGCTATCCCCAAAGATTCAGAACTTCAGAAAAAAGTAAATCACGCTACCAAAATACTTCGGGAGCTACAGGATACCAGTTTAACCCTGCGTATGGTACCGCTTAAAGCGACATTCCACAAAATGAACCGCCTGGTTCGGGATCTATCCAGAAAAGCCGGTAAGCAGGTGAAGTTCTCAACCTTTGGGGAAGACACCGAGATTGATCGTAATATGGTGGATGTAATCAATGAGCCGCTGATCCACATGCTGCGAAACTCTTTGGACCATGGAATTGAAGAGCCGGAAGAGCGACTTAAAAGCGGAAAAGGGGCCAACGCCGAACTTTCACTTTCTGCATCGCAGGAGGGTGGTAAAGTAGTTATCGAAATTAAGGATGATGGCCGTGGCATCAACAAAGATGTGATTCTTAACAAAGCCATAGAAAAAGGCTTGGTTGACCCGGAGAAAAAACTCACCGAGAAAGAAATATACAATCTCATATTCCTGCCCGGTTTTTCATCGGCTGAGAAAGTTACCGATTTATCGGGCCGAGGTGTGGGGATGGATGTAGTCCGCCGTTCTATCGAGCAGCTGCAAGGCAAGGTAGATGTGAGTTCAGAATTAGGTAAGGGAACAACCATCACCATTGAACTGCCTTTCACACTGGCTATTACTGATGGGATGCTGGTTCGGGTAGGTACGCAGCGATTTATCGTTCCGACTATAAACATAGACATGACCTTCCGCGCCAAAGAATCGGATATGTTTACCATGATGGGCAACTCGGAGCAGGTGAATTTCAGAGGGCAATCGGTTCCTGTGATAAGGCTGCATGAGCAGTTTGAGATTAACGGAGCCAAAGAAAGTTTACTGGAAGGCACCCTGTTGATCATCAAGAATAACAATCGCCGGTATGCCCTACTGGTAGATGAGGTGATCGGGCAACAGCAACTGGTGGGCAAATCGATACATATGCTCACAAAAATGTCGCATATATCGGGGGGAGCCATTCTTGGGGACGGACGTGTTGGTCTGATCCTGGATACGGCCGCACTGATGGAATCTGCAGCCTGA
- a CDS encoding response regulator: MGLNVLIVDDCQVMRMVIRRTVELCGFEINEIMEAENGKEALDLIRENEFDLIVADLNMPVMSGAEMLAHIKLDAATCRIPILTVSAESNDIKVEIVRELGTEFLHKPFAPEALRNKMLKLLNKDSITNKESGFMVNGEI, encoded by the coding sequence ATGGGACTTAACGTATTAATAGTAGATGATTGCCAGGTGATGCGGATGGTGATTCGGCGTACAGTTGAACTGTGCGGATTTGAGATTAATGAAATTATGGAAGCTGAAAATGGGAAAGAAGCCCTGGATTTAATTCGGGAAAATGAATTTGATCTTATTGTGGCTGATTTGAATATGCCGGTAATGAGCGGAGCTGAAATGCTGGCCCATATTAAGCTGGATGCGGCAACTTGCCGAATCCCGATACTCACCGTTTCGGCCGAAAGCAATGATATTAAAGTAGAAATAGTACGGGAGCTTGGTACGGAATTTCTTCACAAGCCATTTGCCCCGGAAGCACTCCGGAATAAAATGCTAAAGTTGTTGAATAAAGATTCGATAACTAACAAGGAATCCGGCTTTATGGTTAATGGTGAAATATAA
- a CDS encoding response regulator — MSKIKALVVDDSKIMRSQVKRALDQLLIADFEYVEAMDGEDALEKFNDDIDMLFVDWNMPKMTGVELARAIRDKGYADIPIIMVTAEKSMGKVDKALNEGGANEYITKPFTADKMSKAISRYIDETGNIKREESGEEKKSFFSSILNA; from the coding sequence ATGAGTAAAATAAAAGCACTTGTTGTTGATGATTCTAAAATTATGAGGAGCCAGGTTAAGCGTGCTCTCGATCAACTGTTAATTGCGGATTTTGAATACGTGGAAGCAATGGATGGAGAGGATGCTCTCGAGAAATTTAATGATGACATTGATATGCTGTTTGTAGACTGGAACATGCCCAAAATGACCGGCGTTGAACTCGCCAGGGCCATTCGGGACAAAGGCTACGCCGATATCCCTATTATTATGGTGACGGCAGAAAAGTCGATGGGTAAAGTGGACAAGGCTTTAAATGAGGGCGGTGCGAATGAATATATCACCAAGCCATTTACAGCCGATAAAATGTCTAAGGCCATAAGTCGGTATATCGATGAGACAGGAAACATTAAGAGAGAAGAATCTGGAGAAGAGAAGAAGAGCTTCTTTAGCAGCATTCTAAATGCCTAA